GGGTGGCCGGCGGTGGTTTGGTGGTTGCGGCGGTGGCGGAGTTGTTCTTCGAGGATGAGTAGGGAGCGCATGCCGTCGAGGGCGTTCATGCGGGGGTTGGCGTCGCGGACGATGTCGGAGAAGATTTCGAGGGACAGGGGGCCGCGGTAGCCCAGGTCGATGACGGTGCCGACGAGTTCGACGAGGTTGAGGTCGCCTTGGCCGGGGTAGCAGCGGTGGTGGCGGGACCAGGTGAGGACGTTCATGTCTAGGTGGGGTGCGTCGGCGATTTGCATGTAGCCGATGCGGTTGGCGGGGATGTTGGTGAGGGCGGTGGGGGTATCGCCGCGGGAGAGGATGTGGAAGGTGTCGATGGCCAGGGTGATGGCGGGGTGGTCGGTGTCGGTGACGGTTTTCCAGGCGTGACCGATGCGGTTGATGTGGGTGCCCCAGGCGAGTGCCTCGTAGGCGATGGTGATGCCGTGGTCGGCGGCGAGGTTTCCGACGTGGTGGAGTTGGTGGGCGCGTAGGTCGGGGTTGTCGATGGCGGTGGGGAGGGCGTTGGAGCAGGCCAGGGCTAGGTGTACGCCGAGGCGTTGCATGGTGGTGAATTTGTGGCGGAGGCGGTGCAGGACGGCGGGGAAGTGATCGGGATGCCATCCTTCGATGTCGCGTAGGGGTTGGAATATTTCGATGGTTAGGCCTAAGCCGCTGCAGCGTTGAGCGATTTCGGTGGGGGTTAGGGGGCTGGCGATGAGGTCGTTGTCGAAGAGTTCGATGCCGTCGTAGCCGGCTGCGGCGATGGCGGAGAGTTTTTGGGTGAGGGTGCCGGCGATGGAGATGGTGGCGATGGCTTTACGCACTGGGTGACCTCGGTGGGGTGGGGATGGTGGTGTTTTTAGTGTGTCAGGGGGTTTGTGAGCAGGGGAGGTGGGTTGTGTCTGAAAGGGGTGAGGGGTTGTGAAGTTGTGTTTTTGTGGACGTGTGTTCAGGGCGTGTGTTTAGTTTTTTGTGTTCGTTGGGTGGTTTTTGTGAGTGAATATGGACGGGTGACTTGGGTGTTCGTTCATTTCATTATTTGGTCGTTCCTTGTCGACAAGTTTGAGTGTGTTGATGTGGTGGTTTTTAAGTAAATTTTGAGTTTCCTTCGGGTGGTTTACAGGTGGTTCTTGGATGAGGTTTTTGTTCCTGTGTGCTGGCTGTTCAGTCAGAGTTGAGAGCGTATAGGTGCTGGTGGGTGTGGGGTTGAGGGGTTTCGGTGAGTTTTTTTCCTCAGGTTCATTAGTGTTTCTCCGACCGCGCGCAAAATTTCTATTTACTTATTTCTGGTTTCTTTTCGTATGAACGGGGTGGGGTGGTCGCGGGGATTGCGGGTAACGGTTTTGTGGCTACATTCGATGTTGTGGCCGGAATGACGGAGTTGCGTTTCCCCATAGCGTCCCGTCGGCCCTTTGTGAAAGTCCCCTTCATATTTGGTGGGGCCTATTCACCACTAAACCGAGTTCTTTCACAGCATCGCCTTCAGGAGGCTCAAGTGAACTCTGCAGCCAAGCTGCGTACCCGTGGAATCGCCGCGTTCGGCGCCACCGTCCTCGTCGCCACCGCTTTCGGCCCCGCCGCCATGGCCTGGGAAGCCCCGGACGCTACGCCCGAGGTCGCCAAGACCGGCTCGATTGGCCTCATGGACACCAGCGTGACCACCGAGGGCACGCAAGGCGCCAAGGCAGTCATCGCCGGTCAGTCTTCGCAGGCTGTCGGTGACATCGTCATGGCCGTTCCCGCCACCTATCAGAAGGGCGACTACATCGACCTCGCCCTGCCTCAGCAGGTCGACCCGAACGCTCGCGTGACCTGGGCAGGCCTGCCCTCGATCAAGGTTGACGGCCCTAAAGCCACAGGCACGATTGTCAACCCCACCAGCCCCGCCTCCCCAGCTGCGAACAACGCCGCTCAGGGCCAGGCTGCCAACTTCGCCCCCACTGGTTCAGACGTTGCCCCCACGGCACCGTCTATCACCCCCACCATCGTCGGTGGAGCCTACGGCGACAAGACCATTCGTCTGACCTTCAACTCCAGCGTTGACGCCTCCAACTTCAACGCCAAGTTCGTAGTGACCCTCAGCGGCTTGAAGGTGAATGCTGGCTCCAAGGCTGCTGGTGGAACGAACGGTGAAGTTGTTGTCACCGCATCTGCTCACGACGCTGCAGGTACAGTCCGCGACGGATTCTTCGGCGGCTCGACAGCAGCCAAGCCCGAAACCGTTCCGGCTTACATCTCGCGGACCGCCATCACCACCTCCAGCTCCGCTCTCATCAACTCCACGACGCCAACCGCTCAGGCCCTGGGCGACGTAGAGGTCCGCGCCACTTCTGGCACCTTCGGCGCTGGTGACTTCAAACTCACCATTGACCCCGCCACGGCAACCACGGCCACCGACCAGGTCTCCGTGACCTTCTACGACGCCTCCGGCAACGCCCTGAACACCACCCCAGAGAAGGTTGCCCCAGCTGACGGCGTCATCACCGTTGCTGATGCCCAGGTGCCTGACGCAGCTGTGCGCGCAGTGGTCTCCGGCGCAATCGTCACCCCCATCGCTGGCCAGACCCAGGTCAAGATCGCGGTGAACACCCTCGGTGCCATCACCCCGCCAGCTGGCCCACTCACCAGCACCAACGTCAACCAAACTGACATTGCTGTTGACACCGCCAACTCCATGGCAATGATCCCGCTGACCAACAACGCCAACCGCGTCTCCGGTGCCAGCCGCTACGAGACCGCACTGCAGGTCGCCAACGGCCAGTACGCCAACGCCGAGACCGACAACGTTGTGATCGCATCCGGTGCGAAGAACAACTTCGCCGACGCCCTCTCTGCGACCTACCTCGCCTACGAAAAGAAGGCTCCCGTCCTGCTCGTGCAGCCCGACACCGCCCCCCAGGTGGTCAAGGACTTCATGTACAACCACGGCGCCAAGCGAGCCTTCATCGTCGGTGGTGAAACCGCTGTCTCCGCCGCTGTTGCCAACGAGCTCGCTGGCCTCACCGCCACCGACTGGACCACCCCGACCGACAAGACGACCCTCACCACCACTGGTACCAGCAAGGTTCAGGTCACCCGCCTGTCCGGCACCAACCGCTACGACACCAACCGTGTCGTGAACTCCTACGCCGCCACCAGCTCGGGTGTGGGCATGACCGTCGGCACCTACGGCAAGGCAGCCAAACCCAGCGCCATCATCGCCAACGGTGAAAAGCCCTGGGACGCCCTGGCCGCTGGCCCGCTCGTCGGTGGTCAGACCGGAATCACCACGGCAGGAACTGGCCTACCGATCATCCTGACCAGTAGCGCCTCAACCTTCCGCCCCGAAGCCATGAGCCAGCTCAAAGGCTTCAACATCGGCCGCACCATCTTCGTGGGAGGCGCCGCAGTACTGCCTGACGCCCTCGCCACACAGTCCGCAACCGACGTCACCCGCCTAGCAGGCACCAACCGGTTCAACACCGCCGAGCACATCGGTAACTTCCTCGTGAAGAGCGCCACCGCCAGCTCCACCAACACCGAGCCTGGCTTCGGACGCACCGGCACGACGCCTTACCTCGTCAACGGTGGCTACAACTCACTCGGCCAAGCCGATGACACCAAGTGGGCTGACGCACTTGCCTTGGCGCCCCGCGCAGCCGCTGAAGGCAACGCTCTGGCCCTCACCGCAGGGAACAAGCTCCCCGCAGACACGCAAGACTTCCTGCGGGCAAACAACACCTTGTTCACCGACGTCACCCCCGTCGGCGGAACCGACGTCATCGCCGACGCCCTCGTCAACGCCGCTCGCCAGCTCGTCAACTGACGCGCTCACAACGGCAACGACACGCCCCTGGCAGGGTGAAACCCCAGCCCGCCAGGGGCACCCCCACAATCCGTCCACCTCACCCATCGGGTTAGCAAAGCCACCCGAATAAAAGGGATACGACGGTAAATAAGAACACCCCTACAAAGGAGGGGCTCCCCGGACGGGAGGTGCTTTGCGTCCGGAGAGCCCCTCCTTTCGTGCGTCCGCTACGCCCACACGACCCACAACACCGCGAACTTCACCCCACAAACCCCACCCCAAAAAACCACAAACAACACCAAAACACCTCCAACACAACAAAATCCCTACCCAAACCAGCCCACCCAAAAACACCCGACACAACCCCATACCCACCGACACGCCAAACTAAACACATGGTCGAGGACGTCTACCCCATCAACACCAAGCAAACGATCCGCCGCGACGTGCTGGTACCACTCATGCTCTCCGTCATCGAAAACGCCGGAGGAACCCTCCACTCCTCCGACGTCATCGCCGAAATGGAAAAACGCTTCACCCCCACACCACACGAAGCAGCAACAAACAAATACGGCAACACCCACTGGATCGTCACCGCACGCTTCGACTCATACTGGGCAGCACAAATCGGCTGGCTCACCAAAGACGACAACCGCTGGACCATCACTACCGCAGGACGCCGCGTCCTCTACAACTACCCCACCCAACAAATCGTCGACGAACTCGACCGCCTCTGGCGCGAACGCCACCCCTACAACGAAACAACCCAACCCAGCCCCGAAGTCGCCCTCCTCACCCGCGCCCTCAACGCCCTCACCCCCGGCCACTGGACCACCTACAACGACCTCGCCCACACCACCGGCCTAACCCCCCACGCCGTCCACACCCACATGCAAACCCTCGGCCACGCCGCCAGCCACCGCGTCCTCCAACCCAACGGCACCATCGACCCCGACCTCGAATGGCACGACGGCCACAACCAATACACCAAAGACATCCTCACCAACGAAGGCCTCACCTTCGACAACGCCGGCCACGCCGGCCACGCCGCCCGCATCACCAGCCACGACTACGCCACCATCCTCGGCCTCAACACCCACACCCGCCACGCCTGGCACATCCACAACACCACCACCGGCCACGACCCAACCCCCTGGATCACCCACGGCTACATCGCCCTACCCACCCCCCACACCCCCCACCTCCACCCCCACATGACCCGCGCCCACCTCAGCGACCACATCAACCAAACCCACCCCGAACAAACCTACGAAGCCCGCGACAACCTCATCACCCAACTCAACATCTTCCTCAACCTCATCCACCCCAACGACATCATCATCACCACCACCGAAACCGGCTACTACCTCGGCCACATCACCGGCGACCCCGCACCCCACCCCAACCCCAACCACCACACCGAACTCCGCCGCGCCGTCACCTGGCACAACCCCACCACACCCGGCGACTACACCAACCTCACCCCCAACCTCACCAACGCCATGAACACACAAAACCCCCTCACCGACCTCACCCCCAACATCCAAGAACTCGAAAACCTCCTCACCCAACAACCCACCCCCACCCCACCAGCCCTACCCGAACCCAAACTCACCGCCCTCAAACAAGCCACCCCCAAACTCGCCAAAACCAACCACGTCTCCCAACGCTGGCTCCAAGAAACCATCGACCTGCTCTGGGACCGCCGCCAAATCATCTTCTACGGCCCACCCGGAACCGGAAAAACCTACCTAGCCCGCAAAATCGCCTACCACCTCACCCACCCCGACAACGTCAGCCTCGTCCAATTCCACCCCGCCTACAGCTACGAAGACTTCTTCGAGGGATACCGCCCCGCACCCCCCACCGACGACGGCCGCGTCGGCTTCCAACTCACCCCCGGACCCTTCCGACGCCTCGTCAACAACGCCAAAAACAACCCCGCCACCCCCCACATCCTCATCATCGACGAAATCAACCGAGCCAACCTCGCCAAAGTATTCGGCGAACTCTACTTCCTTCTCGAATACCGCGACGAAACCATCGACCTGCTCTACTCCACCGGCGACAAAGCCGGATTCACCCTCCCCGACAACGTCTTCATCATCGGCACCATGAACACCGCCGACCGATCCATCGCCCTCGTCGACGCCGCCATGCGCCGCCGCTTCGCCTTCCTACACCTGCACCCCCAAGAAGAACCCACCAACACCATCCTGCGCGGCTGGCTCAAACACAACGGCCACGACGAAACCCTCGCCGACCTCCACGACGAACTCAACACCCGCATCGACGACCCCGACTTCGCCATCGGCCCCAGCTACTTCATGCGCCCCGAAGTACGCCGCCCCGGCGGACTCGAACGCACCTGGCGAACCGCCATCCTCCCCCTCCTCGTCGAATACCACTACGGCGAAGACATCGACATCAACGCCCGCTACGGCCTCGACACCTTCACCCACAAACCCGACACCGACAACTAACAACCATCATGCCCACCACCACACAAACCCCCCTCCACCTCCAACTCACCGAAAACCAACCCACCCCCAACATCCACCTCACCCCCACCCAAGTCCACAACCTCCAAACCAGCGAACTCGTCACCCTCACACCCGAACACGCCACCAACACCTGGACCCTCACACCCCGGAACCACGTCGGAGTCGCCCGCATCGGCAAACACCACCCCATCGAACTACGCATCACCCCCACCATCCCCATCCCACGCCTACTCTTCCTCCTCGGCTACGCCGAAGACCTCACCGGATGGCAAGACGGCAACGTCAACGTCGCCCCCAACACCGACCTACACATAGCCATGGCCACTGCCTTCGAACGCGCCGCCACCCGCGCCACCGAACAAGGACTCATCCAGGGCTACACCACCATCGAAGAAGCCACCCCAGTCCTACGCGGCCGCCTACGCACAGACGAACAACTCCAACGCCGCTTCGGCCTACCCATGCCCCTAGAAATCCGATACGACGACTACAACGTCGACACCCCCGAAAACCGCATCCTGCGCGCCACCACCGACCGCCTCCTACGCCTACCCAACCTGCCAGCCCCCACCCGCACCGCCCTGCACCGCCTCACCCTCCTCATGGCAGACGTCCCCCACCGACTCACCAGCAACAACCCCCCACACTGGCGCCCCAGCCGCCTCAACACCCGCTACATCCCCGCACTACGACTCGGCGAACTCATCCTCAAAAACGCCTCCATCGACGCCCACCACGGCCCAACCCCCACCGACGGATTCCTCCTCAACCTCCCCGACCTCTTCACCCGATTCATCACCAAAGCACTCACCAAAGCCACCCCCACACACCACGGCACTCTCGAACAACAAAACAGCCAATGGCTCGACCAAGAACACACCATCAAAATCAACCCAGATCTGCTCTGGCACACCACCCCCACCACCCCCAGCGCAGCCATCAATGCCACCTACCCCACCCCAGAAACCACCAACCCCCACACCGACATCCACCAAATGCTCACCTACTGCACCCGACTCAACCTCAACCACGGCCACCTGATCTACCCCCACACCACCAACACCACCAGCCACCACCACATCACCGGAACCAACATCACCATCCACCGACACGGCCTCGACCTCACCGCAGAACCCACCATGCTCCTGCACCACATCAACGACCTCGCACACGCACTCACCGCCCCCCACCAGCCCTAAAACCCCCACAGCCACCCATCCATGTCGACACCACCCCACCCCCAACCAACCTAACCGTGTAACGTAGACCACACGTGCTCGCCCTGTTCTGCCGCGAGCTGCACCATTTCGATGCCAGCCAGATGTCGTTGCGCTGCGACCCGGCCCCACTCACACCCCATCGCGTGTGAAAAACCGCCGCACACAAACCCCAGGTAAACATCCAGGGAACAAGGTCGCGCAGGCAGAACCGACCGCATCGACCCTTTTCCTTTGGAGTGACAAAACAGTGTCCATCGACACCTTCACCGACCTTGGCGTGCCCGCCGAACTCACAAAAATCCTCGCAGCCCAAGGCATCACCAAGCCCTCACCCATTCAAGCCGCCTCTCTACCGGACTCCCTCGACGGCGCAGACATCCTCGGCCGCGGCCGCACCGGTTCAGGAAAAACCCTGGCCTTCCTCCTACCCCTCGTTGTAGGCCTGGACGAAAACAACTACGAAGCGCGCCCCAAAAAACCCCGCGCCCTCGTACTTGCCCCCACCCGCGAGCTCGCCACCCAAATCAACACCGCACTGGCACCCCTCGCCAAGGAATACGACCTCACCCACGTCACTGTCTTCGGTGGCGTAGGACAAAAACCCCAGGTCGACGCCCTCCGCAAAGGCACAGACATTCTCATCGCCTGCCCCGGACGCCTCGAAGACCTCATGAACCAAGGCCACGCCGACCTCTCCGACGTCGAAATCACCATCCTCGACGAAGCCGACCACATGGCCGACCTTGGCTTCCTGCCCGGCGTCACCCGCATCCTCAAAGCCACCCCCGACGACGGCCAACGGATGCTCTTCTCTGCCACCTTGGACTCAGGCATCAAAAAACTCGTCGATAAATTCCTCCACAACCCCATCACACACGAGGCTGACTCAGCCCAATCACCGGTCACCACCATGACCCACCATGTCCTTCACGTCACCGACGAACACCACCTCGACGTGCTGGTTAACCTCCTGGCCCGCACCGACAAAGCTGTCGTATTCACCCGCACCAAACATCGCGCCAAGCGCATGGCCAAAAAACTCAACGCAGCAGGAGTGCCCAGCGTCGAACTCCACGGCAACCTCGCCCAAAACGCACGCACCCGCAACATGGCCGCCTTCAGCTCCGGAGATGCACGCGTCCTCGTCGCCACCGACATCGCCGCCCGCGGCATCCACATCGACCACGTTGACCTAGTCATCCATGCCGATCCACCCGTGGAACACAAGGCATACCTGCACCGCTCCGGACGCACCGCCCGAGCTGGCGCAGCAGGAACAGTCATCACGATGATGACCGACGAACAAACCCGTGACGTGCGCGACCTCCTACGCAAAGCAGGAATCAAGGCGCCCACCACTCGCGTCACCCCAGAACACACTCTCATCGCCGAGCTTGTCCCCGGCGAACCCAACCTCCCCGGTGCATGGACCTCACCGGTCCCCACCCCCAAACAACGTCCAGCAGGCCAAGGAACTGGCCGCCGTGGCCGCAGTCGTGGTCGAGGCCGTGACAGCGCAGGCCCCAGCGCTACCCGCAACAACGAAAACGTACCCCGCCACGGAACCGAACAGCCCCGCCCCGCCCGAAGTAACACCAGCACGAACGCCGGTAGCCACACACCCAACGGCACACCCACTGCAGGGCGAAGCCGAAGCCGTAAACGCCCCGCAAAACGCCGCGGAACACAACACAGCAGCAAACCAAATAACTAAGCCATCCAAATAACGCATGAGGAGGGGCGAATTCAGTGATGATTCGCTCCCCTCATGCCACGCAGAAGAACAGTTCTAAACCATCCTTCTGGGTGAGGTAAAGACTCTCCACATCATTGGTAGTGATGCTTGGCCCTGTCGTCCAGGACACATATACAGGAACAAACGCAGTCACCGTGCCTGAGCACCCGCCACGACCCAACACCATTAATACGGGACCGTGAAGTGACGCGATGGAGTAAATACACCTGGCCCTGCAGGAGGACTGATGGACATCGTCACGCCGCCTAGAGCGGTGACGAACGTCGCCTTAAGCGCACTGGCAGCCATGCTGCTAACTGCTGCCACAGGAATCACGTTTGCCACCGTTCCAGACAAAACAAGAGCAGTGCCGCATATAGCTTCCACACCCGCATCCGCTCAGTTAACTTCCCCGCCGCTCGCTGCCTATAAGTGACACGTCATTGGGGGGCACCCAAGTTGGGTGCCCCCCAATGACGTGTCATCAGCGGCCGTAGTTGATGGCGCCGTTGATCAGAGAACAGGAAGCTGTAGGCCGGTTAAACGGGTCGCCCCATCCGACGCACTTTGCTTGTCCGCGTGCCCACTGCTCTGCAGGCATGTGGTCGTAGTCGCTTCCACCAAAGTCGTTGTTGATCACACCGGAATCAACTTTCCGAAGCTCGGTGACAAACCAGGCCCGCTGAGTTGAAGAGAGGTAGGCGTAGCTGTAGGCGTGGCTCAGTTCGTGCGCGATGGTTTGCTTCACTGATGTGATCGACTGGTTGCGGTTAATCTCCACAACTCCGTTCGCCAGTTCCCCGGTGTCGGTGTACACGTAACTTGTGGTCAAACCCAAAATGTTCGGGTTGTTATCGATGGAGTCCACACATTTAATCGAGTACTTCGAAGACATGGGCACTGGATGGAATGACGTGACCAAACTTTCACACGTGTCACCTGCCGGGGCTGGATTTGGTGTTGGAGCCGGAGTTGATACGGTGTCGTCTCCCCCAGGGTAGGGCGGAAGCGGATTGTCGGTGACATTCGGAGC
This region of Dermatophilus congolensis genomic DNA includes:
- a CDS encoding McrC family protein is translated as MPTTTQTPLHLQLTENQPTPNIHLTPTQVHNLQTSELVTLTPEHATNTWTLTPRNHVGVARIGKHHPIELRITPTIPIPRLLFLLGYAEDLTGWQDGNVNVAPNTDLHIAMATAFERAATRATEQGLIQGYTTIEEATPVLRGRLRTDEQLQRRFGLPMPLEIRYDDYNVDTPENRILRATTDRLLRLPNLPAPTRTALHRLTLLMADVPHRLTSNNPPHWRPSRLNTRYIPALRLGELILKNASIDAHHGPTPTDGFLLNLPDLFTRFITKALTKATPTHHGTLEQQNSQWLDQEHTIKINPDLLWHTTPTTPSAAINATYPTPETTNPHTDIHQMLTYCTRLNLNHGHLIYPHTTNTTSHHHITGTNITIHRHGLDLTAEPTMLLHHINDLAHALTAPHQP
- a CDS encoding cell wall-binding repeat-containing protein, giving the protein MNSAAKLRTRGIAAFGATVLVATAFGPAAMAWEAPDATPEVAKTGSIGLMDTSVTTEGTQGAKAVIAGQSSQAVGDIVMAVPATYQKGDYIDLALPQQVDPNARVTWAGLPSIKVDGPKATGTIVNPTSPASPAANNAAQGQAANFAPTGSDVAPTAPSITPTIVGGAYGDKTIRLTFNSSVDASNFNAKFVVTLSGLKVNAGSKAAGGTNGEVVVTASAHDAAGTVRDGFFGGSTAAKPETVPAYISRTAITTSSSALINSTTPTAQALGDVEVRATSGTFGAGDFKLTIDPATATTATDQVSVTFYDASGNALNTTPEKVAPADGVITVADAQVPDAAVRAVVSGAIVTPIAGQTQVKIAVNTLGAITPPAGPLTSTNVNQTDIAVDTANSMAMIPLTNNANRVSGASRYETALQVANGQYANAETDNVVIASGAKNNFADALSATYLAYEKKAPVLLVQPDTAPQVVKDFMYNHGAKRAFIVGGETAVSAAVANELAGLTATDWTTPTDKTTLTTTGTSKVQVTRLSGTNRYDTNRVVNSYAATSSGVGMTVGTYGKAAKPSAIIANGEKPWDALAAGPLVGGQTGITTAGTGLPIILTSSASTFRPEAMSQLKGFNIGRTIFVGGAAVLPDALATQSATDVTRLAGTNRFNTAEHIGNFLVKSATASSTNTEPGFGRTGTTPYLVNGGYNSLGQADDTKWADALALAPRAAAEGNALALTAGNKLPADTQDFLRANNTLFTDVTPVGGTDVIADALVNAARQLVN
- a CDS encoding AAA family ATPase, producing MVEDVYPINTKQTIRRDVLVPLMLSVIENAGGTLHSSDVIAEMEKRFTPTPHEAATNKYGNTHWIVTARFDSYWAAQIGWLTKDDNRWTITTAGRRVLYNYPTQQIVDELDRLWRERHPYNETTQPSPEVALLTRALNALTPGHWTTYNDLAHTTGLTPHAVHTHMQTLGHAASHRVLQPNGTIDPDLEWHDGHNQYTKDILTNEGLTFDNAGHAGHAARITSHDYATILGLNTHTRHAWHIHNTTTGHDPTPWITHGYIALPTPHTPHLHPHMTRAHLSDHINQTHPEQTYEARDNLITQLNIFLNLIHPNDIIITTTETGYYLGHITGDPAPHPNPNHHTELRRAVTWHNPTTPGDYTNLTPNLTNAMNTQNPLTDLTPNIQELENLLTQQPTPTPPALPEPKLTALKQATPKLAKTNHVSQRWLQETIDLLWDRRQIIFYGPPGTGKTYLARKIAYHLTHPDNVSLVQFHPAYSYEDFFEGYRPAPPTDDGRVGFQLTPGPFRRLVNNAKNNPATPHILIIDEINRANLAKVFGELYFLLEYRDETIDLLYSTGDKAGFTLPDNVFIIGTMNTADRSIALVDAAMRRRFAFLHLHPQEEPTNTILRGWLKHNGHDETLADLHDELNTRIDDPDFAIGPSYFMRPEVRRPGGLERTWRTAILPLLVEYHYGEDIDINARYGLDTFTHKPDTDN
- a CDS encoding DEAD/DEAH box helicase — its product is MSIDTFTDLGVPAELTKILAAQGITKPSPIQAASLPDSLDGADILGRGRTGSGKTLAFLLPLVVGLDENNYEARPKKPRALVLAPTRELATQINTALAPLAKEYDLTHVTVFGGVGQKPQVDALRKGTDILIACPGRLEDLMNQGHADLSDVEITILDEADHMADLGFLPGVTRILKATPDDGQRMLFSATLDSGIKKLVDKFLHNPITHEADSAQSPVTTMTHHVLHVTDEHHLDVLVNLLARTDKAVVFTRTKHRAKRMAKKLNAAGVPSVELHGNLAQNARTRNMAAFSSGDARVLVATDIAARGIHIDHVDLVIHADPPVEHKAYLHRSGRTARAGAAGTVITMMTDEQTRDVRDLLRKAGIKAPTTRVTPEHTLIAELVPGEPNLPGAWTSPVPTPKQRPAGQGTGRRGRSRGRGRDSAGPSATRNNENVPRHGTEQPRPARSNTSTNAGSHTPNGTPTAGRSRSRKRPAKRRGTQHSSKPNN